The proteins below are encoded in one region of Fibrella aestuarina BUZ 2:
- a CDS encoding BlaI/MecI/CopY family transcriptional regulator, with protein sequence MRELTNAEEDIMRVLWRLKKAFVKDILTELPALDSTGQKPAYNTVSTIIRILEKKGVVGYTAYGKTHEYYPLIQEDEYRRFQTEQLMTNYFGGSLKQLVSFFVKDRNLSLNEADEIIDLLNRRKP encoded by the coding sequence ATGCGCGAACTGACCAATGCCGAAGAAGACATCATGCGGGTGTTGTGGCGGCTGAAAAAAGCGTTTGTCAAAGACATTCTGACAGAGCTACCTGCTCTCGACTCGACAGGCCAGAAACCGGCCTATAATACAGTATCGACCATTATCCGAATTCTGGAGAAAAAGGGGGTGGTTGGCTACACCGCCTACGGCAAAACGCACGAGTACTACCCGCTGATTCAAGAAGACGAGTACCGCCGTTTTCAAACTGAGCAACTGATGACCAACTACTTCGGCGGGTCGTTGAAGCAGCTGGTCTCCTTTTTCGTGAAAGATCGCAACCTGAGCCTGAACGAAGCCGATGAGATCATCGACCTGTTAAACCGCCGGAAACCATGA